The following proteins are encoded in a genomic region of Pyrus communis chromosome 11, drPyrComm1.1, whole genome shotgun sequence:
- the LOC137708734 gene encoding uncharacterized FCP1 homology domain-containing protein C1271.03c-like, translated as MIKSTSSFTMPKGEVQFILLVNAGPRPSIVKIIETGMETKKNHVQSNQVKTRRRHGKKKPNLLQHTGPTENLPQEYGQSDANHMHGLSTLSLSDERSDDVVVISSGGVRTMNEEDNRSGISNLSIVRTPVCDTEKKLLILDINGLLADIVSPPPKGLPSDIRIQGRAIFKRPFYLDFLKFCFEHFEVGVWSSRSKRIVEKVIDYLMGDMKHKLLFCWDLSHCTATGFRTLENKHKTLVFKELRRIWEKQDPSLPWEKGAYNESNTVLLDDSPYKALLNPAHTSVFPYPFTFQRGSDTSLGPGGDLRVYLERLAAAENIQEFVEQQPFGQGPINESSASWPFYLKVLRKVYTMETANITYSSTVKR; from the exons ATGATCAAGAGTACTAGTTCCTTTACAATGCCCAAGGGTGAAGTCCAATTTATTCTCTTAGTGAATGCAGGACCTCGGCCTTCCATTGTTAAAATTATTGAGACAGGtatggaaacaaaaaaaaatcatgtgcaGTCGAATCAAGTGAAAACAAGAAGGAGACATGGGAAGAAGAAGCCAAATTTACTGCAACATACAGGTCCAACTGAGAACCTGCCTCAGGAATATGGTCAGAGTGATGCTAATCATATGCATGGATTGTCAACCTTAAGTCTATCTGATGAAAGAAGTGATGACGTCGTAGTTATTTCATCAGGAGGTGTTAGAACCATGAATGAAGAGGACAACAGATCTGGGATTTCAAATCTCTCAATTGTAAGAACACCTGTTTGCGATACAGAGAAAAAGCTTCTTATTCTTGATATAAATGGACTACTTGCAGATATAGTCTCTCCTCCTCCAAAGGGACTTCCATCTGACATAAGAATTCAAGGGCGAGCAA TTTTCAAGAGGCCCTTCTATCTTGATTTTCTTAAGTTCTGCTTTGAGCATTTCGAAGTGGGTGTGTGGTCTTCAAGATCCAA GAGAATTGTGGAAAAAGTGATTGATTATCTGATGGGTGATATGAAGCACAAGTTGCTGTTTTGTTGG GATCTATCCCACTGTACTGCAACAGGGTTCAGGACTCTAGAAAATAAGCATAAGACCTTGGTGTTTAAGGAGCTGAGGAGAATATGGGAAAAACAAGACCCTAGTCTTCCGTGGGAGAAGGGCGCATATAACGAATCAAACACAGTGTTGTTGGATGATTCTCCCTACAAAGCCTTGCTTAATCCT GCACATACTTCAGTGTTTCCTTATCCATTCACGTTCCAGCGAGGGAGCGACACTTCATtag GTCCTGGAGGTGATCTTCGGGTCTATCTGGAACGGTTGGCTGCGGCTGAAAATATACAGGAATTTGTAGAGCAACAGCCATTTGGCCAAGGACCTATTAATGAAAGTAGTGCATCTTGGCCGTTCTACCTCAAGGTTCTTAGAAAGGTGTATACTATGGAAACCGCCAACATAACCTATAGTTCTACGGTGAAGCGTTAG
- the LOC137709562 gene encoding transcription initiation factor TFIID subunit 8-like, producing the protein MTNGGGESGREHEQHNRMQRISSGDEFAKSIAKIAVVQVCEIVGFQTFQLSALETLSDVAVQYIHNIGKTAHLYANLAGRVECNVFDIIQGLEDLGVVQGFIGASDVDHCLASSGTVREIAQYVTETEHIPFAYSIPQFPVVKDRKLTPSFWQRGVETPGEHIPSWLPAFPESHTYAQSPISNERAIEPHTDMIEQEKQQRNVERSLYNLQRRLLCNGLEGPSVGPEDADKAKQARESNPFLATPLQYGETEVSHVAVPAKLSSEATARNVVAENHVLNQSSLLETFAPAIEAVKSGSCESAEGRKEILLNRRPIVQFKVGTAKKSFGTMFHSSPHNKGFQKTDSWFERENEKDVKKRRAEKILKDSMENQEELAEL; encoded by the coding sequence ATGACCAATGGGGGTGGGGAGAGTGGAAGAGAGCATGAACAACACAATAGAATGCAGAGAATATCGAGCGGTGATGAATTTGCAAAATCAATTGCGAAGATTGCTGTAGTGCAAGTATGTGAGATAGTGGGGTTTCAGACATTCCAGTTGTCTGCTCTCGAAACACTTTCTGATGTTGCTGTTCAGTACATTCATAACATCGGGAAGACTGCGCATTTATATGCTAATTTAGCTGGAAGAGTGGAATGTAATGTTTTTGATATCATTCAAGGGTTGGAAGATTTGGGCGTGGTGCAGGGATTTATAGGTGCTTCAGACGTTGATCATTGTCTTGCAAGTTCGGGGACGGTTAGGGAAATTGCTCAGTATGTTACTGAAACTGAACATATTCCATTTGCCTACTCTATTCCTCAATTCCCAGTTGTTAAGGACCGAAAGCTGACTCCTAGTTTTTGGCAAAGAGGGGTAGAGACGCCTGGAGAGCATATACCTAGTTGGTTGCCTGCTTTTCCTGAATCACATACATATGCCCAGTCGCCAATATCCAATGAGAGAGCTATAGAACCTCACACTGATATGATTGAGCAAGAAAAACAACAGAGAAATGTGGAGCGGTCTCTGTATAATTTGCAGCGGAGGCTTTTATGCAATGGGTTGGAGGGACCTTCTGTTGGCCCTGAAGATGCTGATAAGGCAAAACAAGCAAGAGAAAGTAACCCTTTTCTTGCTACACCTCTGCAATATGGGGAGACAGAAGTATCTCATGTTGCTGTTCCAGCTAAACTTTCAAGTGAAGCCACAGCACGAAATGTTGTTGCTGAGAACCATGTCCTGAATCAGTCTTCACTGCTGGAGACCTTTGCTCCAGCTATTGAAGCAGTGAAGAGTGGATCGTGTGAATCAGCGGAGGGGCGGAAAGAGATTCTTTTGAACAGGAGACCAATTGTGCAATTTAAGGTTGGAACCGCGAAGAAGTCCTTTGGTACTATGTTTCATTCAAGCCCACACAACaagggttttcagaaaactGATTCCTGGTTTGaaagagaaaatgagaaggatgTAAAGAAAAGGAGGGCTGAGAAGATTCTGAAGGATTCCATGGAAAACCAAGAGGAGCTTGCTGAGTTGTAA